AATGTTGATGTGAACAATCGGATGCAACATTAGATTTTATAAAACGACGACATTTTTTGTTTTAACACTCAaataatccaaaaaaatttttgttttagcaCTCAAATAATCTAAAAACATCATAAgtagtatttattaaatttttttcttttaaaacaagTGATCCGATATTATTTTTGGACTATTTAagtattaaaactaaaattatattattttatagatTTGAgcataaaatttgattatttatatttatattctatTAATATTTGGAGAAATCCATGCAAATTatgtttacaaaatttaaaaactaaattgaagttaacatataaatttaaaatttgactaaaaaaacgtaatgtaagaaaaaaaaccatatattttttatagtaattcTTTTGATAAAAGGTGGggacaaaatattataaaatgaaCTCTAATTAAAATGAAAAGTTTAAAGTTTGAAATTAGTCTTCCAAACAATTAAACGAATAAGGTCAAAATAATCCAAATAAAGAAAATTGGAATATGGTCACTCATCACTATGGTGCAAAATTTCAACCTAACTTCCCATTATAACCGCATTCAACTTCGCCTTTTAGCCATAACAAACTTCACTCATGAGAATCACAAGcaacaaaacacaaaaaaaaaagataaattaaagaaaaataaaaatattaaaacaatttCCTAATTTTCATTTTTGTGTGATCCGAACTATTCTGAACTTTCAAGTTTTTTTCCACACATTAATCATCTTTGTAAGCAAGAAACAATCTCAAAGAAAGGTAAATCAAACCTTGaaaataaagtaataattaataaaacaaatCAAATGCACCCTTATTCCAATCAACGTAATAATGGATCAAAAAGCAGCATCACTCCTTGGTTGATCTTAACTACCATCTTACTCTACATTCTATATTCTTCCAACCTTCTCCTCTTTAACAACAATGACCAACAGGATTGCCctcccatcaccaccaccaccgccaccaccaccagACTTGACGACACTGCAACACAACAAATTCTCCAAATTAGTACAGACAACAACACATCTATGACCACATCAACCGAAGAAGAAGTAGCAAGCATAGACAATGAGAATAAAGAAACAACACAACAAAAAACTTCGAACGACGATAAAACGGAAGACGAAGAAGACGAAAAAGAAACGATTATATCGTCAGAAGAAGAAGTGGAAAATAACTATCCTGTGGTGGTTCGGTTAACCCCGAAACAAACGGCACAAACAACCGAAACAGAATTGAAGCACATTGTTTTCGGGATTGCCGCATCATCAAACTTGTGGGAACAAAGAAAAGAATACATCAAGGTATGGTGGAGACCAAAAGAAACCAGAGGCGTTGTTTGGTTGGATCAGAaagtaacaacaacaaaaaacgaAGGATTACCGGAGATTAGAATATCCTCGGACACGTCGAATTTCAAGTACACGAACAACCAGGGACAGAGATCTGCGTTGAGGATATCCAGGGTGGTTACGGAGACACTGAAGCTTGGGATGAAGGACGTGAGGTGGTTCGTGATGGGTGACGATGACACGGTTTTCATAGTTGACAACGTTGTTAGGATGCTTCAGAAGTATGATCATCGACACTTCTATTACGTTGGCAGCACTTCCGAGAGCCATATTCagaacatgcatttctcatatgcCATGGCTTATGGCGGTGGTGGCTTTGCTATAAGCTACCCTTTGGCGGTGGAGCTCGCTAAGATTCAAGATCGTTGCATTCAACGCTACCCTGCTTTGTATGGAAGCGATGATCGGATTCATGCTTGCATGGCTGAGCTTGGTGTCCCTCTCACTAAGGAATTTGGCTTCCACCAGGTTTGTAAAAGTTTGATTATCTAATAACTAATTGATTATATTTAATCATGATTATGATGTGTTGGTTGTGCAGTATGATGTGTATGGAAACCTATTAGGTCTATTAGGGGCTCACCCAGTGGCGCCACTAATTTCAATTCACCACCTTGATGTGGTGGAACCAATATTCCCAAGGATGAGCAGAGCAGAAGCAATGAGACACCTAATGGAATCTGTGCGTGAGGATTCAGCCAGCATAATGCAACAATCAATCTGCTATGACAAGACCAGATATTGGTCAATCTCAGTTTCTTGGGGCTATGTGGTTCAGATAATAAGGGGAATGTTGCCACCTAGAGAGCTTGAAATGCCTTCAAGAACCTTTCTAAATTGGTATAAGAGAGCTGACTACACTGCATATGCATTCAACACAAGGCCTGTGTTCAAACATCCATGTCAAAAGCCATTTGTTTACTATATGTCTAGAACTTACTTTGATTCATCAAGGAAACGAGTTATTGGTGTTTATAATCTTGATACCGCTGCTAAACCTCCTTACTGCCGATGGAGAATGCCTTCTCCAGAAATAATCACTTCCATTGTAGTTACAAAATCTCCTGATCCTCTAAGATGGAAAAAGGTATTCATACTTTTTTTTGGAGACATCTTATGTGTTCATTCACATGCATAAATCTTTGAAATggatttcatttttattatttttgttgataaaCCACACATACTTGTTATGATTTGCAGTCACCAAGGAGAGATTGTTGTAAAGTTCTACCATCGCGTAAGCCCTCAACTCTGTACATATGGGTGGCAAATTGCCGGGAAGGTGAAGTTATTGAGATGCAGTAGAATGTGACAGCGTACATATATTGTTCCAATCATATGTTTTTACCATTTTTGATCCTAAATATGTTTCAAGACACACAAGGAATGAtgaataaattaaatgagtcctCCTAAAGGTGGAAATTGAGCTTCCAATGATATTAACAATttccagcctctagtagtttTTGCACCAGAAAAGCCACACAGGAGAGAAATTTGAGATgcttcttttttgttcttttcaTCTTTTTCGTCTATGTAAACTATCCAAGGATATCATCAGTTGTGTAGTTTGTCTTGAAATGTAATGTAGTTTGTCTTCAAGTGAATATTAGAGTTTTCTTCATCAAAGTGATCGGAGGACACTGAATATTACAGTTTTCACTTGCCATCAATCCAtagttcattttttatatatatataaaagtagttattttttgtTGCCACCAAATTGTATCAAATCTTTAGCAATTTCAGATATTATTCGTTTTTAGGGATGGAAGCAAGTTAACTCAACTCATAAACCAGCTCGACCTCAAtttaaactcatcatatcttgTATTTTACACACACATagacatatattatttttatatataattatgacAAAGGATATAAATTATAACTGATAGAgatataagttttttttatttatataaaattataaattatgttcATGATATTTGAACTTACTAGATGAGCTTAAACATGAGCTTAAACTTTACAAAAATATACTCAATTATTAATGAGTCAAAGTGTgaatcaaattcaattttcatgAGCTGGATTTAAACTTAAACTtagcttgactcacttccagccatACTCGTcgtattttgaattttatttcacGTGTTCAAGCCTCGAAAGAACAATCAATCATTATAAAATTTCTAACATTGTCGTTCTCGAAATTCAGAGCAATGTAACTAAAAAAGGTGATAACAACATATTTTAATCACAAAGAAAGAGTAATAAGTGTACAAGCAAAATCAATTGTAAAATCTTATATACATAATCAACAGCTACAAGTCACAATCATagatgtatatacatatatatgttaattaattaaaacagaaaaaagTAATAATATACAAACAGCACTATTTTataccaaaaagaaagaaaaaaaaaacaagaacagAAGTATCTTGAAAATCATCAGTCATCTTGGTTGTCGTTAATTTCTGGTGTTACTTGTCGGAAGGGTAGCCACTCAGAACCAGCGGGGTTGTGAGTATGGAACTAAGAGGACGATCAGGAGCAAAAAAATCGTAGTAGTAGCTGCGTTCTCCACAGTCTTTTCGCTCTTTGTGGCGGCCAGAGCAGCGCCGCCACTATGCTCTTGAATATTCTAATCTTGACTCGGCTCCTTTTCGGTAGTAACATATGTGTGTCTCTGACGGTGGTGGTTATTCGTTTAGCATCTGCATTggccattgaaaaaaaaaacagaagaattGAACAGGAAAAATGAACAAATGGTGGTTGGAGAAGGTGGAATCTCAAAAAGACAAAAAGAATAAGAATGAAgagcaaaaagaaaaacaaacctTTTGTTTTGGTTGTGAATTGTAACAAGAGTGAGAGTTGTGTTATAAAGGGATCAAAGAGTTACTTTGCTATTCAAGTTTCTCCTTTGAATTTTATTTCACGTAGTTATGGAAATGTAACTAATGTTTGAAGACTTTTCACACTCCTAAAAtcaaaaatgtttggtaaccaaagaaaatcagccaaaatcagccataacttgccttatttagcattcattaattgttgcgacaattaatgaatactaaataagacaagttctgaccgttttttttttatctacCTAGCATTACCCCCTTAAATAAACGttaatttgtcaaattatttATGGTAAAATCACGTTGTACAGACAGAGTCATAAATTCAAggattattatttttctaacaaAAGAAACCAACTCGTATGCAATAACTGAAATAAACTTTCCTTTGTTTTGGTGATCATATTATATACATTGATCTTTAACATAATATATTACTTTATAGATTGGAAATAAATATGCACTATAAAAAGATGGGAACTCATTATTCATATAACATATTCAATTATTCATATTCAGTTTTCCACTTGAATAGTGAATTTAGTTTCCATCTTGGCACTCTGGAGCAGAACATCGGCATGGAAATTTGAGTTTGGAAGAACACAGAAAACATTCTGTTCAAACTGCAAACACATGCACTGGAGTCTGAAGGTGGTAGCAGATGTTTAACAAAGATGAAGATCATAAAGTCACTTATTGTTGCAGAGGATAAAGCAACCATTTGCATTTGCATTAAGAGAAACAGAGCTCACATTTACACCGAGATGGTGAAGGAGGAGGGACTAAAAGGAAGAAACAAAGGCTTGAGAGTTTTGAAGATGCACCACCCGTTATCTTTCCTATAAAACAAAATTGATAACCAGGCACGTCacagcatggttttgtgttcagaAAAATGAGCTCCATTTTGCTAACCTCCAGAACTTCATATCTCAGAACCATTTCTAACAGAACATTCGGGGTCATCACTCCTTTCTGTCTCAGAACCGGTGCTTGCGACACACCATTGGTCATCCATTTTCTGATTTGGAGATGGACTTTTTGAGACTGAATAAGTGTGAGGATCGTATTTCTGCGAAGCAAGGAAGTCTAGAGCTGTAACCACATCGGCCGTGTTAGGCCGCATATTAGGCTGTTCTTGTAGACACAT
This region of Arachis hypogaea cultivar Tifrunner chromosome 8, arahy.Tifrunner.gnm2.J5K5, whole genome shotgun sequence genomic DNA includes:
- the LOC112708370 gene encoding uncharacterized protein; its protein translation is MHPYSNQRNNGSKSSITPWLILTTILLYILYSSNLLLFNNNDQQDCPPITTTTATTTRLDDTATQQILQISTDNNTSMTTSTEEEVASIDNENKETTQQKTSNDDKTEDEEDEKETIISSEEEVENNYPVVVRLTPKQTAQTTETELKHIVFGIAASSNLWEQRKEYIKVWWRPKETRGVVWLDQKVTTTKNEGLPEIRISSDTSNFKYTNNQGQRSALRISRVVTETLKLGMKDVRWFVMGDDDTVFIVDNVVRMLQKYDHRHFYYVGSTSESHIQNMHFSYAMAYGGGGFAISYPLAVELAKIQDRCIQRYPALYGSDDRIHACMAELGVPLTKEFGFHQYDVYGNLLGLLGAHPVAPLISIHHLDVVEPIFPRMSRAEAMRHLMESVREDSASIMQQSICYDKTRYWSISVSWGYVVQIIRGMLPPRELEMPSRTFLNWYKRADYTAYAFNTRPVFKHPCQKPFVYYMSRTYFDSSRKRVIGVYNLDTAAKPPYCRWRMPSPEIITSIVVTKSPDPLRWKKSPRRDCCKVLPSRKPSTLYIWVANCREGEVIEMQ